Proteins from one Leptospira wolffii serovar Khorat str. Khorat-H2 genomic window:
- a CDS encoding PAS domain-containing protein — protein sequence MALYYVNCVETRKKKKSPKDPDKELKEAREKIRELEGKIKNLSSGAKSYSRLLRNLLDNSPSVITILDCKSGQFVEVNSTAEKLFGYSRKEFMKMGPADISPEFQPGGMDSKSAALEKIKLALQGDTPTFLWEHSHKDGTSIPCRIYLVKVPGSKALVQGNILDLRPDMERDALSQSRQQKLDLVIKSADLGFWDWNIPKGSLSPNERWLTLLGFAPNEITPDYPFWQSRVHPEDFPRTITLLQEHLEGKTELFDTDFRMLCKDGSYRWIRSRGKVWERNEKGEPIRALGIHLDIHESKEIARQLAEKERTLDVAVQGSNLGIWDYNIASGAHTVDDNWIRMIGYNPGEIEPSYEFWENALHPDDREKTNECWRKYAAGESEAYSATFRLKCKDGSYKWIMTRGKIAEQDAKGSATRIIGIHIDLTEQKMIEEELRETKLFLDRAQRTAKIGSWEYDTNSGKVTASEGMIQIFGTDQVGGSRGLERIHPDDQEMTLEHFARCIEDAVGGEIEYKIVTPSGEEKIILNRTDFIKNSEGKVQKLLGTIQDVTLERNREKEERKKRALEHLTASISADLINQPSLEIEEAVRNSIERLTNYFQMSRGTVITYDLENQTRRISFEYVSPNSKYHEKSWEGFLPVNVDNPQTQKIFSSEIVLIEEQDIERMEEGLRNLIRRFEICFLIAVPLRLEGRVIGVLVLSSEKTFADSGIHLGQSEVSSLRGIGDILTNALERKRKNSELIAERDLLSSIMETSVAAVTVLNPQGEILYANASAERVLGLRLESLKQRKYNSPEWKATAIDGGEWTPEDQPFARVLSTGQPVSDVRHAIEDTQGNKKYLSINGAPVKEPTGEIKLLVFLILDITESLLAERALQQSEERYRRVAEQTGQMVYDYDIPSGRITWAGAVEKITGYNLKEFQEVNGGLITEFIHPEDRQRVADRIREAKENGGYFTSEYRFLRKDGKYIIVEDKGVFVMSSQSQSDRLLGAMADITERRKAQNDLIDSEERLRLALNSSKMGTWSWNLTNRSAHWSSDTATIFGFPITEFEKNANLFMELVHPEDKQLIRESVRESLRGGRIDVNLEFRVFHPDGSIHWLEVKGQVYRNAKNLPNRMAGILADITDRKKSEEKLKASELRFQTFYRFANEAILFINPRTEEILDTNPAFLRIFNYTQKEATTVKSTSLFTADSWAALHARIRSFESAENLELQALRKNGAVFSSLGSIHFYTERDSFVAAISLLDTSALQEVEELKVINDEISVRNKLIEMQKNELQDTLENLKKAQAQLIQSEKMAALGQLIAGVAHEINNPIGAIQASNQNLQECLIRFQTVLPEVQNILASMEEEEVESFRGFLELVRQSKEQLTGMEERNTKKAIVSKLRELGIVSHYVFADSLTDMGFRDVPNIAVRFLKNEKANILLEYSSLEAYFFVNTNTIRIAVDRVSKILYALKNFSHFDTESEKIPTSITENIETVLTIYQNQLKKGIQVTKNYGNIPKILCYPDDLIHVWTNLIYNSLQAMDFRGEITIQTYVKGEHAVVEITDTGSGIPTEILDKIFQPFFTTKLPGEGSGLGLDIVKKIVEKHEGKIEVESVPGKTTFRILLPLVSTEEFLGLPS from the coding sequence TTGGCCCTTTACTATGTGAACTGCGTGGAAACCAGAAAGAAAAAGAAATCCCCGAAAGATCCGGACAAAGAGCTCAAAGAGGCTCGCGAGAAAATCCGAGAATTGGAAGGAAAGATCAAAAATCTTTCTTCCGGTGCCAAATCGTATTCTCGCCTATTAAGGAATCTTCTGGATAACTCCCCTTCCGTCATAACCATCTTGGATTGTAAATCCGGACAATTCGTAGAAGTGAATTCCACCGCGGAAAAACTCTTCGGATATTCCAGAAAGGAATTTATGAAGATGGGTCCGGCCGATATCTCTCCCGAATTCCAACCGGGAGGGATGGATTCCAAATCGGCGGCTCTCGAAAAAATCAAACTCGCGCTCCAAGGAGATACCCCTACTTTCTTATGGGAGCATAGCCATAAGGATGGTACGTCCATTCCTTGCAGGATATATTTGGTTAAAGTCCCGGGCTCCAAGGCTTTGGTACAAGGAAACATCCTAGATCTGCGCCCAGATATGGAAAGAGACGCTCTCTCTCAAAGCAGACAACAAAAATTGGATCTAGTCATCAAATCGGCCGACCTGGGATTCTGGGATTGGAATATTCCGAAAGGCAGTCTTTCTCCTAATGAAAGATGGCTAACCTTACTCGGATTCGCCCCCAATGAGATCACTCCCGATTATCCTTTCTGGCAATCCAGAGTTCATCCGGAAGATTTTCCCAGGACGATCACTCTGCTACAGGAGCATCTAGAAGGAAAAACGGAACTTTTCGATACCGATTTTAGAATGTTATGTAAGGACGGATCCTATCGCTGGATTCGTTCCAGAGGAAAAGTCTGGGAGAGAAACGAGAAAGGAGAACCTATCCGAGCGCTCGGTATCCATTTAGATATCCACGAATCCAAGGAAATCGCCAGGCAATTGGCGGAGAAAGAAAGAACATTAGACGTCGCCGTCCAAGGCTCCAATCTCGGAATCTGGGACTATAATATAGCCAGCGGTGCTCATACCGTGGACGATAACTGGATCAGAATGATCGGTTACAATCCGGGAGAGATCGAACCGAGTTACGAATTTTGGGAGAATGCGCTCCATCCGGATGATAGGGAAAAAACGAACGAGTGTTGGAGAAAATACGCCGCGGGAGAATCGGAAGCTTATTCCGCGACCTTTCGGTTAAAATGCAAAGATGGATCCTATAAATGGATCATGACTCGCGGAAAAATCGCGGAGCAGGACGCGAAAGGAAGCGCGACACGAATCATCGGGATTCATATAGATCTGACCGAACAAAAGATGATCGAAGAGGAACTCAGGGAAACCAAACTCTTCTTGGATCGGGCCCAAAGAACCGCTAAAATAGGAAGCTGGGAATACGATACGAATTCCGGAAAGGTCACCGCTTCGGAGGGAATGATCCAGATCTTCGGGACGGATCAAGTCGGAGGTTCGAGAGGATTGGAAAGAATCCATCCGGACGACCAGGAAATGACCCTCGAACATTTCGCTCGATGCATAGAAGACGCCGTAGGAGGAGAGATAGAATACAAGATCGTAACTCCTTCCGGAGAGGAAAAAATCATTCTGAACCGCACCGACTTCATTAAGAACTCGGAAGGCAAGGTGCAAAAGTTATTAGGTACGATCCAAGACGTAACGCTGGAAAGAAATAGGGAAAAAGAGGAAAGAAAGAAAAGAGCCCTAGAACATTTGACCGCCTCCATTTCCGCAGATCTGATCAATCAACCTTCCTTGGAAATAGAGGAAGCAGTCCGGAACTCCATCGAAAGACTCACGAATTATTTCCAGATGAGTCGAGGAACTGTCATAACCTACGATCTGGAAAATCAGACTCGCCGAATATCGTTCGAATATGTCAGCCCTAATTCCAAATACCATGAAAAAAGTTGGGAAGGATTCCTTCCGGTTAACGTGGATAATCCTCAAACTCAGAAAATATTCTCCTCCGAAATCGTTCTCATAGAGGAGCAAGACATAGAGCGTATGGAGGAGGGATTACGAAATCTCATACGAAGATTCGAAATCTGTTTTTTGATCGCAGTACCTCTCCGATTGGAAGGAAGAGTGATCGGAGTATTGGTTCTTAGTAGCGAGAAAACGTTCGCCGATTCCGGAATCCATCTGGGACAATCGGAGGTATCGAGCCTAAGAGGGATCGGCGATATTCTTACGAACGCGTTGGAAAGAAAAAGGAAGAATTCGGAGCTAATCGCGGAAAGAGACCTCCTTTCTAGCATTATGGAGACGTCAGTTGCCGCGGTCACCGTTCTGAACCCTCAGGGAGAGATCCTCTACGCGAACGCTTCCGCAGAAAGAGTACTAGGACTAAGACTGGAATCCCTGAAACAAAGAAAATACAATTCTCCGGAATGGAAAGCTACTGCGATCGACGGAGGAGAATGGACTCCCGAAGACCAGCCCTTCGCAAGAGTTCTATCCACCGGGCAACCGGTTTCCGACGTAAGGCATGCGATAGAAGATACCCAAGGAAATAAGAAATATCTGTCCATAAACGGTGCTCCCGTCAAGGAACCTACGGGAGAAATCAAACTTCTCGTTTTTCTAATATTAGATATCACCGAATCGCTGCTTGCGGAACGGGCCTTACAACAAAGCGAAGAAAGATACAGAAGGGTCGCGGAACAAACGGGACAAATGGTTTACGATTACGATATTCCGAGCGGCAGAATCACTTGGGCCGGTGCCGTGGAAAAAATCACCGGCTATAATTTGAAGGAATTCCAGGAAGTCAACGGAGGCCTAATCACCGAATTCATTCATCCGGAAGATAGACAAAGAGTCGCCGATAGAATCCGGGAGGCTAAAGAGAACGGAGGTTATTTCACTTCAGAGTATAGATTCTTAAGAAAAGACGGCAAGTATATCATCGTGGAGGATAAAGGAGTATTCGTAATGAGTTCCCAATCCCAGAGCGATCGTCTTTTGGGGGCTATGGCGGACATTACGGAAAGAAGAAAGGCTCAAAATGATCTCATCGATTCGGAGGAAAGGCTACGTTTAGCTCTCAATTCTTCCAAGATGGGAACCTGGAGCTGGAACTTAACGAATCGTTCCGCTCATTGGTCTTCCGATACTGCCACAATCTTCGGATTTCCGATAACCGAGTTCGAGAAGAACGCCAATCTGTTCATGGAGTTAGTGCATCCGGAAGACAAGCAACTCATCCGAGAATCGGTAAGAGAAAGCCTAAGAGGCGGAAGAATCGACGTAAATCTGGAATTCCGGGTCTTTCATCCGGACGGAAGCATCCATTGGTTGGAAGTAAAAGGACAGGTCTACAGGAACGCAAAAAATCTTCCGAATAGAATGGCGGGAATTCTCGCGGACATCACCGACAGAAAGAAATCCGAGGAGAAATTGAAGGCGAGCGAGCTTCGGTTCCAGACATTCTATAGGTTCGCAAACGAAGCCATTCTGTTCATTAACCCTAGAACGGAGGAGATTCTGGATACGAATCCCGCCTTTTTAAGAATATTCAATTATACTCAAAAAGAAGCGACTACCGTCAAATCCACTTCCCTATTCACTGCGGATTCCTGGGCGGCATTACATGCGAGAATTCGTTCTTTCGAAAGCGCGGAGAATCTGGAATTACAAGCATTGCGAAAAAACGGCGCAGTATTCTCCTCATTGGGAAGTATTCATTTCTATACGGAGCGGGATTCCTTCGTGGCGGCGATCAGCCTTCTAGATACCTCGGCACTCCAAGAAGTGGAGGAATTGAAGGTTATCAACGACGAAATCTCGGTCAGAAACAAACTCATAGAAATGCAAAAGAACGAGTTGCAGGATACGTTGGAAAATCTGAAGAAAGCCCAGGCTCAACTCATACAATCCGAAAAAATGGCGGCCTTAGGACAATTGATCGCGGGAGTAGCTCACGAGATTAACAATCCGATCGGCGCCATCCAGGCTTCCAATCAGAACCTACAGGAATGTCTTATCCGTTTCCAAACCGTGCTTCCGGAAGTCCAAAATATTTTAGCCTCCATGGAAGAGGAGGAAGTGGAGTCCTTTCGGGGATTCCTGGAATTGGTAAGACAATCCAAAGAGCAGTTGACCGGAATGGAGGAGAGAAACACCAAAAAGGCGATCGTCTCCAAACTCCGCGAACTCGGAATCGTCTCTCACTACGTATTCGCCGATTCCCTTACCGATATGGGATTCCGGGACGTTCCGAATATAGCGGTTCGATTCCTCAAAAACGAGAAGGCCAATATTCTTTTGGAATATTCCAGCTTGGAAGCGTATTTCTTCGTGAATACGAATACGATCCGAATCGCCGTGGATAGGGTTTCTAAGATTCTATACGCTCTAAAGAATTTCTCCCATTTCGATACTGAATCGGAAAAGATACCTACTTCCATAACGGAGAATATAGAAACGGTTCTTACGATCTACCAAAACCAACTCAAAAAAGGGATACAGGTCACGAAGAATTACGGAAATATTCCGAAAATATTATGCTATCCGGACGATCTCATCCATGTCTGGACGAATCTCATCTACAATTCTTTGCAGGCCATGGATTTCAGAGGAGAGATCACCATTCAGACATACGTAAAAGGAGAACATGCCGTGGTGGAAATCACGGACACCGGTTCCGGAATTCCGACGGAGATCTTAGACAAGATCTTCCAGCCTTTCTTTACCACAAAATTGCCCGGGGAAGGAAGCGGTCTAGGATTGGATATAGTAAAGAAGATCGTGGAAAAACACGAAGGTAAAATAGAAGTGGAATCGGTTCCGGGCAAGACAACATTCCGCATTCTTCTCCCCTTAGTCAGTACGGAAGAATTTTTAGGCCTCCCCTCTTAA
- a CDS encoding ATP-binding protein: MSLRTRFSIYCAAVLITFSVTLTLIVVVFSYYDARVSSQETAMAKAEAASFEVRRVFSDGMNRLANLKTRWELTRPSRESAEKELLEMFEKDKRFLGSWTIFEANSFDGPDFRYIGRKGSGPTGRFIPYFHRDLENSEIIKVDPILGFEKTDGTADYYQVPKKTMNDYMGEPYSYPVDGRNTFLISLARPVIRGGRFAGVVGLDLRLADLEKEFFLRKPFGDKGYLALISPGGKYATHGGKAILQGKAAGSSEVRSNIRNLLQKEQPFGYAGENGQIYIFPFRAGNYSEYWGIEVFVPDSVLWSDLWSIVFRSLLITFTLLPVCLYFIDRFFCRYVSEGISSASGFADSLGGGDFLAQIPNREFKDEIYHLFVTLENMKEKLLLAIDQQLRSEKILRESKEINSRNEIIRLQKEELETALGELKATQEILLRNERLAAIGRISGAVSHQINNPLGAMNAARENVSFYTLRIVELLPFLMIYLPQAAESERSAFSLALSEILENGKETIGKKFRQTRHAIEAFLKEQEISLAGDKAAIIAELGFLSCPKSLLILCESEEWDRISEFFMAMRGIYVSEEVIHRSTDKMYKIVSALETYSGIAKEGSERLVKLSDTMEAVLGVYEGAGGNRVLVERFYISDAVMKCVPEDLVRLWTQVVDNAYQAMSGEGNLKIRIFDADAKVICEVEDNGPGIPSSLKERIGEALFSGKSEGEGAGIGLAVAASISKKYGGSWTWESIPGRTVFRFSFPRFV, encoded by the coding sequence GTGAGCCTGAGGACGCGCTTCTCTATCTACTGTGCAGCTGTTCTAATTACGTTCTCCGTAACTCTTACCTTAATAGTAGTCGTATTTTCCTATTACGACGCCCGCGTCTCCTCTCAGGAAACAGCTATGGCTAAGGCGGAGGCCGCATCCTTCGAAGTTCGCAGGGTTTTCTCCGACGGGATGAATCGTCTTGCCAATCTGAAAACGCGCTGGGAACTCACTCGTCCTTCTAGGGAATCCGCCGAGAAGGAACTTCTGGAAATGTTCGAAAAGGACAAACGCTTTCTCGGATCCTGGACCATATTCGAGGCGAATAGCTTCGACGGTCCGGATTTCCGATACATAGGTAGGAAAGGCTCGGGACCGACGGGTCGATTCATTCCGTATTTCCATCGTGATTTAGAAAATTCTGAAATAATAAAGGTCGATCCTATCCTGGGATTCGAAAAGACGGACGGCACCGCCGATTATTACCAAGTTCCCAAGAAGACGATGAACGACTATATGGGCGAGCCTTACTCCTATCCGGTGGACGGAAGGAATACGTTCTTGATTTCTTTAGCGAGGCCTGTGATTCGAGGGGGTAGATTTGCGGGTGTGGTCGGATTGGATCTGCGTTTGGCGGATTTGGAGAAAGAATTCTTCTTGAGAAAACCCTTCGGAGACAAAGGTTATCTGGCCCTTATATCTCCAGGCGGTAAATACGCGACCCACGGAGGAAAAGCTATTTTACAGGGAAAAGCCGCGGGATCTTCGGAAGTTCGATCTAATATCCGGAATCTGTTACAGAAAGAACAACCTTTCGGTTACGCGGGAGAAAACGGGCAGATCTATATCTTTCCTTTCCGAGCGGGGAATTATAGCGAGTACTGGGGTATCGAAGTATTCGTTCCGGACTCCGTTTTATGGAGCGATCTATGGTCCATTGTCTTCAGATCCTTGCTGATCACTTTTACGCTATTGCCCGTATGTTTGTATTTTATAGATCGCTTTTTCTGTAGATACGTTTCGGAAGGGATCTCTTCCGCTTCCGGCTTTGCGGACTCCTTGGGCGGCGGAGACTTCTTGGCCCAGATTCCGAACCGGGAATTTAAGGACGAAATATATCATCTTTTCGTAACATTGGAGAATATGAAGGAGAAACTCCTGCTTGCCATCGACCAACAGTTGCGTTCCGAAAAGATCCTAAGGGAATCCAAGGAGATCAATTCCAGAAACGAGATCATACGTCTGCAAAAGGAAGAATTGGAAACGGCATTGGGAGAATTGAAAGCTACCCAGGAAATTCTTCTTAGAAACGAAAGATTAGCCGCAATAGGAAGAATTTCGGGAGCGGTCAGTCACCAGATCAATAATCCGTTGGGCGCAATGAATGCTGCCAGAGAGAACGTTTCCTTTTATACGCTTCGCATCGTGGAACTCTTGCCTTTTCTGATGATCTATTTACCCCAGGCTGCGGAGTCGGAGAGATCCGCATTCTCTTTAGCCTTGAGCGAAATTCTGGAAAATGGAAAGGAAACCATAGGAAAGAAATTCCGTCAGACTAGACACGCGATCGAAGCTTTTCTGAAGGAGCAGGAGATTTCGCTCGCAGGGGATAAGGCCGCTATCATCGCCGAACTCGGTTTTTTGAGTTGCCCGAAATCGCTTTTGATCCTCTGCGAATCCGAGGAGTGGGATAGGATCTCCGAGTTTTTTATGGCGATGAGAGGCATTTACGTTTCGGAAGAAGTCATACACAGATCCACCGACAAAATGTACAAGATCGTATCCGCGTTGGAAACATATTCCGGGATCGCAAAAGAAGGCTCTGAAAGACTCGTTAAACTTTCAGATACTATGGAAGCCGTTCTGGGAGTTTACGAAGGCGCCGGGGGAAATAGGGTTCTCGTGGAGAGATTCTATATCTCCGATGCGGTCATGAAATGTGTGCCAGAGGATTTGGTCCGTCTCTGGACTCAGGTGGTGGATAACGCTTACCAGGCTATGTCGGGAGAAGGAAATCTGAAGATCAGAATATTCGATGCCGATGCGAAAGTGATCTGCGAGGTGGAAGATAATGGTCCGGGTATACCTTCCAGTTTGAAAGAAAGAATAGGAGAAGCTTTATTTTCCGGAAAATCGGAAGGAGAAGGAGCAGGAATTGGGCTCGCGGTGGCCGCTTCCATATCTAAGAAATACGGTGGAAGTTGGACTTGGGAAAGCATTCCCGGTAGGACAGTTTTCCGTTTTTCGTTTCCTCGCTTCGTCTAA
- a CDS encoding response regulator, which produces MEKAILFVDDEALILMSMKSQVKRHLGDTYRYETALDASEAMQIIEELVTEGVKILIVISDWLMPNIKGDEFLRIIHQRYPEIQKIIITGHADIASVEALKKEINLYSYLKKPWDEKELVTTITSALK; this is translated from the coding sequence GTGGAAAAAGCGATCTTATTTGTCGATGATGAAGCTCTTATCTTAATGAGTATGAAGTCCCAGGTGAAACGCCATTTGGGAGATACTTACAGATATGAGACTGCTTTGGACGCTTCCGAAGCGATGCAGATCATCGAAGAACTCGTAACGGAAGGCGTTAAGATCCTAATCGTCATATCCGATTGGCTCATGCCTAATATTAAGGGGGATGAATTTCTTAGAATCATTCACCAAAGATATCCGGAAATCCAAAAAATCATCATCACAGGTCATGCGGATATCGCGTCTGTAGAAGCTTTAAAGAAGGAAATCAATCTTTATAGTTATCTGAAAAAACCCTGGGACGAAAAAGAACTAGTCACCACCATAACTTCCGCTCTTAAGTAA
- a CDS encoding EAL domain-containing protein, translating into MKPSENGSIESGTPKRSVILCVDDELIILRGLKEQLKSAFGKDYQIEAADSAELALQIVEECNQLGTHIPVILSDQVMPGIRGDEFLIKVHETNPSTRKIMLTGQATAESVGNALNHANLYRYLSKPWDSNDLLLTVREAIRSYESDLSLSDLNRKLEEALLFNRESGLPNLESLRRKLESLESEPKDSLLALIRIESTSLTTRDFGVSLYRDLMKKFLDSMQSILGNYGDIFHVYEDEVAVLSKVPEEEFLPHLIAFRILLRSDYWMASGISFRINATIATATGKNDLYYKARLALVKASQEPEFDTRSGIHSYSEKMDDQDLYKINMDLGKRLNNAIHSGNIVPYFQGIMDNKTGKVEKFECLARIIEDGKVFAPSTFLYLAKSTGLLRRISPILFEKALRKFADSHYSFSINLSETELESPSFPKWAAARMEHFGIHPDRVTFEILETASFQGNPERLDIIHELKDLGAHIAIDDFGVEHSNFSRLLEIQPDFIKIDGKFIQSLERNRTAFILTSAITELAHRIGAKVIAEFVSTPEELQVVRSLGIEYSQGYLIMQPSPDIVATQIKIID; encoded by the coding sequence GTGAAACCTTCCGAGAACGGATCAATCGAGTCTGGTACCCCGAAGCGGTCGGTGATCTTATGCGTAGACGACGAGTTGATCATTCTTCGCGGTCTGAAGGAACAATTGAAGTCCGCATTCGGAAAGGATTACCAGATCGAGGCAGCGGATAGCGCGGAACTGGCTCTCCAAATCGTTGAAGAATGTAACCAATTGGGCACACATATCCCCGTGATCTTAAGCGATCAGGTAATGCCTGGCATTCGAGGGGACGAGTTTCTCATTAAGGTCCACGAGACCAATCCCTCCACACGAAAAATCATGCTCACAGGGCAGGCCACCGCCGAATCGGTGGGAAACGCCTTAAACCACGCCAATCTTTACAGATATCTTTCCAAACCCTGGGATTCCAACGATCTATTGCTTACCGTTAGAGAAGCGATCCGCTCCTATGAATCCGATCTTTCTCTTTCGGACTTGAATCGCAAGCTGGAAGAGGCGCTGCTTTTCAATCGGGAATCCGGACTTCCAAATCTGGAATCTTTGCGCAGAAAATTGGAATCCTTGGAATCCGAACCCAAGGATTCGTTACTCGCTTTGATACGGATCGAATCCACTTCTTTGACCACCCGCGATTTCGGGGTCTCCTTATACAGGGATCTCATGAAGAAATTTCTGGATTCTATGCAATCCATTTTGGGAAATTACGGAGACATCTTTCACGTTTACGAGGACGAGGTCGCCGTTCTATCCAAGGTCCCGGAGGAGGAGTTCCTACCTCATCTCATAGCTTTCCGGATCCTTTTGCGTTCCGACTATTGGATGGCGTCCGGAATTTCCTTCCGGATCAACGCAACGATCGCCACCGCAACGGGGAAAAACGATTTATATTATAAGGCGAGACTTGCTCTCGTAAAGGCGAGCCAAGAGCCCGAATTCGATACCCGATCCGGAATCCATTCTTATTCGGAAAAGATGGACGATCAGGATTTGTACAAGATAAATATGGATCTCGGCAAGCGTCTGAATAACGCCATACATTCCGGCAATATCGTTCCTTACTTCCAAGGGATTATGGACAATAAGACCGGTAAGGTGGAAAAGTTCGAGTGCCTGGCTCGGATCATAGAAGACGGAAAAGTGTTCGCCCCTTCCACTTTTCTTTATCTTGCCAAATCCACGGGACTTTTAAGAAGAATCAGTCCTATTCTTTTCGAGAAGGCGCTTCGGAAATTTGCGGATTCTCATTATTCTTTCTCCATCAATCTTTCCGAAACTGAATTGGAAAGCCCCAGTTTTCCCAAATGGGCCGCGGCCAGAATGGAGCATTTCGGAATCCATCCGGATAGGGTGACTTTCGAAATCCTGGAGACTGCCAGTTTTCAGGGGAATCCGGAAAGATTGGATATTATTCATGAATTGAAAGACCTGGGGGCCCATATCGCGATCGACGATTTCGGAGTGGAGCATTCCAACTTTTCCCGTTTGTTGGAGATCCAACCCGATTTCATTAAAATCGACGGAAAATTCATCCAATCCTTGGAAAGAAACCGTACCGCTTTCATACTTACTTCTGCGATCACCGAACTCGCACATAGGATCGGCGCTAAAGTCATCGCCGAATTCGTATCCACCCCGGAAGAATTGCAGGTCGTAAGGTCCCTAGGCATAGAATATTCTCAGGGATACCTGATCATGCAGCCTTCTCCCGATATAGTGGCCACTCAGATAAAAATTATTGACTGA
- a CDS encoding peroxidase family protein has protein sequence MIKILFENDKEVRIEESATDKSLLQISLDSGIPHTHACGGNARCSTCRVLVQEGAEHLLPRNEKETLLAHRKGFPENVRLACQTKINGDVKVRRLVIDDADQILASTFSDLVSGTEKPVTVLFSDIRGFTGFSETHLPYDVIHILNRYFYRMGDKVLKYGGTIDKYIGDGLMAVFGLTDSTPLDMNLSAVRCALEMGSELEQLNIYLKNHLGSEFQIGIGINYGTAILGKLGHPLSMSFTAIGDTVNSASRIESTTKKAATRLLVSEKVYEIVKDWIIKGRTFETKLKGKTGTYKVYEILSVKPSPKENSWEETKYRIWDSIDPTEAGAWIRMVFHASAIFSAEEEWLGIEGSIRFPTILNQEDNKGVKKQVETLVRIREEMEKEGRWEVPSLSDMIAVSGSLALQKAGGPSIPILPGRKDSEYPAGRMLMPTDSPDAKDSLRYFSKMGLSVRDTVLLLGVHTLGWHSKGSFTDTPNLFNNHYFRDLLLDGGIRMLATDRALLGLEETKRMVMEYALDEPRFYSDFTDLYRRLVEQKRLEES, from the coding sequence ATGATAAAGATCCTCTTTGAAAACGATAAAGAAGTCCGGATAGAAGAATCCGCAACCGACAAATCCTTACTGCAAATTTCTCTGGATTCGGGAATCCCTCATACTCACGCGTGCGGAGGTAACGCACGTTGCTCGACTTGCAGGGTTTTGGTCCAGGAGGGAGCGGAGCATTTACTTCCTAGAAACGAAAAGGAAACCTTACTCGCCCACAGAAAAGGATTCCCGGAAAACGTTAGGCTCGCCTGCCAAACGAAGATTAACGGCGACGTCAAGGTACGTCGCTTGGTCATAGACGACGCGGATCAGATCCTAGCCTCGACATTTTCGGATCTGGTATCCGGGACGGAAAAACCGGTGACCGTTCTCTTTAGCGATATTCGCGGCTTCACCGGTTTCTCGGAAACTCATCTACCGTATGACGTGATCCATATTCTTAATCGCTATTTTTATCGAATGGGAGACAAGGTCCTAAAATACGGGGGAACCATAGACAAATATATCGGGGACGGCCTCATGGCGGTCTTCGGACTGACGGATTCGACACCTCTGGACATGAATCTTTCCGCGGTTCGTTGTGCGTTAGAAATGGGTTCGGAACTGGAGCAGTTGAATATCTATTTAAAAAACCATTTAGGATCCGAATTCCAGATCGGGATAGGAATCAATTATGGAACCGCAATATTGGGAAAATTAGGGCATCCGTTAAGCATGTCTTTTACTGCGATAGGAGACACGGTCAATTCCGCTAGCAGAATCGAATCCACCACCAAGAAGGCCGCGACTAGGCTACTAGTTTCCGAAAAGGTTTATGAAATCGTTAAGGATTGGATCATAAAAGGCAGGACCTTCGAAACCAAGCTAAAAGGTAAAACGGGAACCTATAAGGTATATGAAATTCTATCCGTTAAACCTTCTCCCAAAGAGAATTCTTGGGAGGAAACCAAATACAGGATCTGGGACTCCATCGATCCTACGGAGGCGGGAGCCTGGATACGAATGGTATTTCATGCCTCCGCAATCTTCTCAGCAGAGGAAGAATGGCTCGGAATAGAAGGTTCCATCCGATTCCCTACCATCCTAAACCAGGAAGATAATAAGGGAGTGAAAAAGCAGGTGGAAACCTTGGTACGGATCCGCGAGGAAATGGAAAAAGAAGGAAGATGGGAAGTCCCCTCCCTTTCCGATATGATTGCCGTCTCCGGAAGTCTTGCCTTACAAAAAGCGGGAGGGCCTTCCATCCCTATCCTACCGGGACGCAAGGATTCCGAATATCCGGCGGGCAGGATGCTCATGCCGACGGACAGTCCGGATGCAAAGGATTCTCTCCGATATTTTTCCAAAATGGGTCTCTCCGTAAGGGATACTGTTCTACTTTTGGGAGTACATACTCTGGGCTGGCATTCCAAGGGTTCGTTTACCGATACTCCGAATCTTTTCAATAATCATTATTTCCGGGATCTACTTTTGGACGGAGGAATACGAATGCTCGCGACCGACAGAGCTCTCTTGGGTTTGGAAGAAACGAAACGCATGGTGATGGAATACGCTCTAGACGAACCTCGTTTTTATTCCGACTTTACGGATCTATATCGGAGACTAGTAGAGCAAAAACGATTGGAAGAATCCTGA